DNA sequence from the Pedobacter schmidteae genome:
TCTTGCAATAGACAAAGCCCTGCATTTTAACTCCGCAGGGCTTTTGTCATTTTTACACATAATACTGTCCAAAAATGCAAGTGTTAACATTAACTTAACATTGAATCCGCATCTTTGTGCATGTTTATAAATATTCTGGCGATTACATTTGTGCTGTTCGCATTGGTTGCAGCATTTAAGATGGATAATTTTTTACAAGGGTTTTTATTTATCCTGGCATTGTTCGTGGTATCTGGCGTCCTCTTCTTATTTATTTCTTTTCCAGGCCTTTCGGGTCTTTCGGTTGCTATTATAATGGCTGCATTCATTTTCAGACAAACAAAAAAGTAGCTACAATTCGTTGCTCAACAGTATTTTACACTATTTTTCTTACGAAGAATTTTGTATAGTAGCAATAAATATGGCTAAAATAATTATCTAAAAAATAATTATTTTAATCAAAAATGCACTATACAGCGTTTTATTTCACAATATTATAAGAATATTACAATATTTTATTAAATAATTCTTAATTTTATTATGTTATAAAGTTCACAAAAATATACTTCGTAAATTATGAAAACTTTAGGTGAAAAATTCAGAATCTTACGTCAGAAAAAAGGGGTTAACCAAAAGGCCATGGCCGACTTATTGGAAATTTCGATCCCGGCGTATTCAAAGTTGGAAACAGGAATTACCGATCCAAATTTTAGCAGAATAAATCAAATAGCACAGGTACACGACCTGACTCTAAGAGAGTTTTTGGATGTAGGAGAAGAGGGGGCTAGCGAACAGGAGCAAGTAGTTAAACAACTAAAAGAAAAGATCAATCAGTTAGAAAATTCTGTGATCAGGCTACAAAGTAAGCTCATAGACTTATACGATAGAGATGAGCAGAACAAGTAAGTTTAAAGAACCTATAGTTATTCTTTAAACTTACCTTAAGTGATGTTATTATCTGTTCACCATTTTTATCAATAGCTGACAACGTTCAGTTAACCATTCATAACCAGTTGCATTTTCTGGTTGCTGAAATAGTTTCGAACCAAATCCCAAAGCCGTAACCCCCGCATTTAACCAATTGTCTATATTCTCTTTATTTACATCAACCCCACCAGTTGGCATAAATTTAAGGTTCGGAAACAAAGGTTTAATTGCTTTTAAAAAGCCTATCCCCAAAGTATCACCAGGAAAAAGTTTAACTAAAGGTGCACCAAGTTCTTCAGCAAGGTTAATCTCCGTTGGTGTCATACATCCGGGGATCCATAGTGTATTATGTGTCGCCGTCACCTCAGCCAATTCGGCCTTCACAATCGGACTCACAATGAAATCGGCTCCAAGTTTAATATACGCCTCAGCCTGCTCAACTGTTTTTATGGTTCCAATACCCAGCTGCATATCTCCAAAGTGTTCATCTCTGTATGCCAGCAAGGCTTTGAAATTTTCGGGTGCCTGAGCTCCTCTGTTTGTAAATTCAAAAACCCTTATGCCACCGGCATAACTAGCCTTTAAGACATCTATACAGGTTTGTACATTTTCGTTATAATAAACCGGAATAACGGGATAGTCTTGAATAACTTTTAAAGGATCTGTTTTTATTTTCATCTGTATATGGTTATTTATATCGTTACAAGCTTATTATTTATAATTGAACCTAGATTGCACCATCACCGAAATCGCCTTTCACAAAAAGTTTCTGATAGCCCGATGAGGTCGCTTTTCTTATAATTTCATCTCCATTTGTACTGGTCGAGAGCCCATAAATCAAACCTGCCATAAAAGCATCACCACTACCAATTCTATCTACCACTTCATGGGTTTCAAATACCTCAGAGATATAATTGTTGTCGCGGGTATGGTAGGTTCCATAGAAAAGGTTATGCTTTGGATTGTCCATAAACCTGAATGTATTAGCAATGTGTTTGCATTGAGGAAAACGGTCGAAAACAGCATTAGCTGATGCATTGGCATGTATAGTATAGGTATCAACGCTGGTTTGCCTGTTTAAATTTTCGTCCACCGGTACACCTAGCATCTTAT
Encoded proteins:
- a CDS encoding helix-turn-helix domain-containing protein, coding for MKTLGEKFRILRQKKGVNQKAMADLLEISIPAYSKLETGITDPNFSRINQIAQVHDLTLREFLDVGEEGASEQEQVVKQLKEKINQLENSVIRLQSKLIDLYDRDEQNK
- a CDS encoding bifunctional 4-hydroxy-2-oxoglutarate aldolase/2-dehydro-3-deoxy-phosphogluconate aldolase, whose amino-acid sequence is MKIKTDPLKVIQDYPVIPVYYNENVQTCIDVLKASYAGGIRVFEFTNRGAQAPENFKALLAYRDEHFGDMQLGIGTIKTVEQAEAYIKLGADFIVSPIVKAELAEVTATHNTLWIPGCMTPTEINLAEELGAPLVKLFPGDTLGIGFLKAIKPLFPNLKFMPTGGVDVNKENIDNWLNAGVTALGFGSKLFQQPENATGYEWLTERCQLLIKMVNR